In Rhodanobacter humi, the following are encoded in one genomic region:
- a CDS encoding RBBP9/YdeN family alpha/beta hydrolase: protein MRDDAAATGTPVLVLPGIGDSGPQHWQSLWEARNPAFRRVIQRDWNRPVCAEWAITLEQAVAESGADTVLVAHSLGSLLTAHWAAGTKRRIKAALLVAVPDPAGSAFPAEAEGFAVTRQPLPFPSIVVASRNDPYADIAWSRTCATAWGSELVDIGDAGHINAASGLGEWPQGLALLQRLIAAA, encoded by the coding sequence ATGAGGGACGACGCGGCTGCGACGGGCACGCCGGTGCTCGTCCTGCCCGGCATCGGCGATTCCGGGCCGCAGCACTGGCAGAGCCTGTGGGAGGCGCGCAACCCCGCCTTCCGCCGGGTGATCCAGCGCGACTGGAATCGCCCGGTGTGCGCCGAGTGGGCGATCACGCTCGAACAGGCCGTGGCCGAATCCGGCGCCGACACCGTGCTGGTGGCGCACAGCCTAGGCAGCTTGCTGACGGCGCACTGGGCCGCCGGCACGAAGCGGCGCATCAAGGCGGCGCTGCTGGTGGCCGTGCCCGATCCCGCGGGGTCGGCCTTCCCCGCCGAGGCCGAGGGCTTCGCCGTCACGCGGCAGCCGCTGCCGTTTCCCAGCATCGTGGTGGCGAGCCGCAACGACCCGTATGCCGACATTGCCTGGTCACGCACCTGCGCCACGGCGTGGGGCAGCGAACTGGTCGACATCGGCGACGCCGGCCACATCAACGCCGCCAGCGGCCTGGGTGAGTGGCCGCAGGGCCTGGCGCTGCTGCAGCGCCTGATCGCCGCGGCGTGA
- a CDS encoding M14 family metallopeptidase, with translation MTSSAFYPIGIPGTPWGPTEIAQWRARQTRKRSYADEVQARIEALRAHFDVSEYGRLDYAPESYPLYAVRSRGWSDALPVMLVTGGVHGYETSGAHGALQFLERDAAHYVGRINLLCVPCVSPWGYERIHRWNPDALDPNRNFREHSPAQESAALWQLLAPLRDVARMHIDLHETTDSDESEFRPALAARDGKTCEPGTIPDGFYLCADSARPEPAFQQAVIAAVAKVTHIAPADPDGTIIGSPVVAHGVIEYDCRKLGLCAGITDAPCRTTTEVYPDSPRATPAQCNDAQAAAIRAAIDYALAHG, from the coding sequence ATGACCAGCAGCGCCTTCTACCCCATCGGCATCCCCGGCACCCCGTGGGGCCCGACCGAGATCGCCCAATGGCGTGCGCGGCAGACGCGCAAGCGCAGCTACGCGGATGAAGTGCAAGCCCGCATCGAGGCGCTGCGCGCGCATTTCGACGTCAGCGAATACGGCCGGCTGGACTACGCGCCGGAGAGCTATCCGCTCTACGCGGTGCGCAGCCGCGGCTGGAGCGATGCGCTGCCCGTGATGCTGGTGACCGGCGGCGTGCACGGCTATGAGACCAGCGGCGCCCACGGTGCGCTGCAGTTCCTCGAGCGCGATGCCGCGCACTACGTGGGCCGCATCAACCTGCTGTGCGTGCCCTGCGTGAGTCCCTGGGGCTACGAGCGCATCCATCGCTGGAACCCGGATGCGCTCGATCCCAACCGCAACTTCCGCGAGCACAGCCCCGCGCAGGAATCGGCCGCGCTGTGGCAGTTGCTGGCGCCGCTGCGCGACGTGGCGCGCATGCACATCGACCTGCACGAGACCACCGACAGCGACGAGAGCGAGTTCCGCCCCGCGCTCGCGGCGCGCGACGGCAAGACCTGCGAGCCGGGCACCATCCCCGACGGTTTCTACCTGTGCGCGGACAGCGCGCGGCCGGAACCCGCGTTCCAGCAGGCGGTGATCGCGGCGGTGGCCAAGGTGACCCACATCGCGCCGGCCGATCCCGACGGCACCATCATCGGCTCGCCGGTGGTGGCGCATGGCGTGATCGAGTACGACTGCCGCAAGCTCGGCCTGTGCGCCGGCATCACCGACGCGCCTTGCCGCACCACCACCGAGGTCTACCCGGACAGCCCGCGCGCCACGCCCGCACAGTGCAACGACGCGCAGGCCGCGGCGATTCGCGCGGCGATCGACTACGCGCTGGCGCATGGCTGA
- a CDS encoding YciI family protein yields MKFLLMVYSDDALLDALPPGEFDTRMHACITHADELRAEGRLLDAQQLEAPATAKSVRTRLGKTVVLDGPFAETKEYLAGFNLVEADSVEEAVRMAAELPWAQTGCIEVRPLRDFDAVRRRVGA; encoded by the coding sequence ATGAAATTCCTGCTGATGGTCTACAGCGACGATGCCTTGCTGGACGCCTTGCCGCCGGGCGAATTCGACACGCGCATGCACGCCTGCATCACCCACGCGGACGAGTTGCGCGCCGAAGGACGGCTGCTCGACGCGCAGCAGCTGGAGGCGCCGGCCACCGCGAAGTCGGTGCGCACCCGGCTGGGCAAGACCGTGGTGCTGGATGGCCCGTTTGCGGAGACCAAGGAATACCTCGCCGGCTTCAACCTGGTCGAGGCGGACAGCGTGGAAGAGGCGGTGCGCATGGCCGCCGAACTGCCGTGGGCGCAGACCGGCTGCATCGAGGTGCGGCCGCTGCGCGACTTCGACGCGGTGCGCCGGCGCGTGGGCGCCTGA
- a CDS encoding DUF4377 domain-containing protein has translation MRVHLLLLSLAFATYTIAPAASSTQATPPRGAAAGATSKAATPDAALLAGYHWHLTQATDRSGQRMDALFVRPDKPLELDFGSDRISVRNSCNGMGGSYRIENGQLVVGPMMHTMMACANFALNRLDSLIGVRLSVRPTITVTRSGDNPLLRLHTTAGDTLVFTGIPTPATRYGGPGVTEFLEVAPQAVPCNHPRMPGAQCLDVRELHYGANGLKTGTPGNWHLLLQGIEGYTHQPGVRNVLRVQRYTVKHPPADTSPDAYVLDMVVESELVRH, from the coding sequence ATGCGCGTCCACCTGTTGCTGCTGTCGCTGGCCTTCGCCACCTACACCATCGCGCCGGCCGCCAGCAGCACCCAGGCGACGCCGCCGCGCGGGGCGGCGGCTGGCGCGACATCGAAGGCCGCCACGCCGGATGCCGCGCTGCTCGCCGGCTACCATTGGCATCTGACGCAAGCCACCGACCGCAGCGGCCAACGCATGGACGCGCTGTTCGTGCGCCCGGACAAGCCGCTGGAGCTCGATTTCGGCAGCGACCGCATCAGTGTGCGCAACAGCTGCAACGGCATGGGCGGCAGCTATCGCATCGAGAACGGGCAACTCGTGGTCGGCCCGATGATGCACACCATGATGGCCTGCGCCAATTTCGCGCTGAACCGGCTGGACAGCCTGATCGGCGTACGCCTGAGCGTCAGGCCCACGATCACCGTCACGCGCAGCGGCGACAACCCTCTGCTGCGATTGCACACCACCGCCGGAGACACCCTCGTTTTCACCGGCATCCCCACGCCCGCGACCCGCTACGGCGGCCCCGGCGTCACCGAATTCCTCGAAGTGGCGCCGCAGGCCGTGCCGTGCAACCACCCACGGATGCCGGGCGCGCAGTGCCTGGACGTGCGCGAGCTGCACTACGGCGCGAACGGCCTCAAGACCGGCACGCCGGGCAACTGGCATCTGCTGCTGCAGGGGATCGAGGGCTACACGCACCAGCCCGGCGTGCGCAACGTGCTGCGCGTGCAGCGCTACACGGTGAAGCATCCGCCCGCCGACACCTCGCCGGACGCCTACGTGCTGGACATGGTGGTCGAGTCGGAACTCGTCCGGCACTGA
- a CDS encoding HAD family hydrolase — MLKMIGFDGDDTLWRSEDYYRDANAEFAAIVGVYADLADAAVHERMLATERGNLALFGYGAKGMTLSMVETAIALSEGRIGARDIHRIVAIGKRVLQHPVELLPGIREAVAAVAAGHAVVLITKGDLFHQEKKVAESGLAELFRRIEIVSEKDTRTYRRLLAEFGIAAHEFAMVGNSLRSDIEPVLRLGGWGVHMPYHVTWAHELENGLDASDAPRMRAVADAAEIPAALAQLDALAAA, encoded by the coding sequence ATGCTGAAGATGATCGGTTTTGACGGCGACGACACGCTGTGGCGCAGCGAGGATTATTACCGCGACGCCAATGCCGAGTTCGCCGCCATCGTGGGCGTTTACGCCGACCTCGCCGACGCCGCGGTGCACGAGCGCATGCTGGCCACCGAGCGCGGCAATCTCGCGCTGTTCGGCTACGGCGCCAAGGGCATGACGCTGTCGATGGTGGAGACCGCGATCGCGCTCAGCGAGGGGCGCATCGGCGCGCGGGACATCCACCGCATCGTGGCGATCGGCAAGCGCGTGCTGCAGCACCCGGTGGAACTGCTGCCCGGCATCCGCGAGGCGGTGGCGGCGGTGGCCGCGGGCCACGCGGTGGTGCTGATCACCAAGGGCGACCTGTTCCACCAGGAGAAGAAGGTGGCCGAGTCGGGCCTGGCCGAACTGTTCCGCCGCATCGAGATCGTCTCGGAGAAGGACACGCGCACGTATCGGCGCCTGCTGGCCGAGTTCGGCATCGCGGCGCACGAGTTCGCGATGGTGGGCAACTCGTTGCGCTCGGACATCGAGCCGGTGCTGCGCCTGGGTGGCTGGGGCGTGCACATGCCCTATCACGTGACCTGGGCGCACGAGCTGGAGAACGGCCTGGACGCCAGCGATGCGCCGCGCATGCGCGCGGTGGCGGATGCGGCGGAGATTCCCGCCGCGCTGGCGCAGCTGGACGCGTTGGCCGCGGCCTGA
- a CDS encoding putative toxin-antitoxin system toxin component, PIN family produces MATLPRLVLDTNVCLDLFVFGDASCATLRDALRAGAVQAVTDAACRDEWLRVLGYPQLALDAARRAAAVAAFDESVRLLPTAGRPVVPAMPKLPRCADPDDQRFLELAQASGAQWLLSRDRELLKLARRTRREHGFDILTPQAWTRVYSAGAASAKPV; encoded by the coding sequence ATGGCGACACTGCCGCGGCTGGTGCTGGACACCAACGTCTGCCTCGACCTGTTCGTGTTCGGCGACGCGTCGTGCGCGACGCTGCGCGATGCGCTGCGCGCGGGCGCGGTGCAGGCGGTGACCGACGCGGCTTGCCGCGACGAATGGCTGCGCGTGCTGGGCTATCCGCAACTGGCGCTGGATGCGGCGCGGCGCGCGGCGGCCGTTGCCGCGTTCGACGAATCGGTGCGCCTGCTGCCGACAGCGGGACGACCTGTCGTTCCGGCGATGCCGAAACTGCCGCGCTGCGCCGATCCCGACGACCAGCGGTTTCTCGAACTGGCGCAGGCGAGCGGCGCGCAATGGCTGCTCAGCCGTGACCGTGAACTGTTGAAGCTGGCGCGACGCACGCGGCGCGAGCACGGCTTCGACATCCTCACGCCGCAGGCGTGGACGCGGGTTTACTCGGCCGGCGCCGCGTCGGCGAAGCCGGTGTAG
- a CDS encoding CPXCG motif-containing cysteine-rich protein: MPVPYRIDCPYCGEIIELLLDESVDDQCYIEDCAVCCRPIALAVAFDADGVPRVQAAREDGI, translated from the coding sequence ATGCCCGTGCCTTATCGCATCGATTGCCCGTATTGCGGCGAGATCATCGAGCTGCTGCTGGACGAGTCGGTGGACGACCAGTGCTACATCGAGGACTGCGCGGTGTGCTGCCGGCCGATCGCGCTGGCGGTGGCGTTCGACGCGGACGGCGTGCCGCGGGTGCAGGCGGCGCGCGAGGACGGGATCTGA
- a CDS encoding ion channel has translation MNLKHLLPLRRRPRIITIGGRPFVSRGLSQRLWDDIYHHALTVRWPVFFLTAGAAFLLLNAIFASLYLLGEHPIANQFPRGFGGAFFFSVETLATVGYGDMHPQTLYAHCVATLEIFTGMACIAVTTGLIFARFSRPRARMTFASNPVVRTVDGRQTLMIRAANMRQNLISEAYAQLHMIRLETSPEGLKLRKIHDLKLVRDRHPIFILSWLLMHVIDESSPLYGVSAEAMEQTQTLFLLTIEGIDETTSQSMLARHQWRHDDLRWNHRYADLVTDDGHGLNIIDYGVFHDVVPLEDEVQSG, from the coding sequence ATGAACCTCAAACACCTGCTGCCCCTGCGGCGCCGACCGCGGATCATCACCATCGGCGGTCGGCCATTCGTCAGCCGCGGCCTGTCCCAGCGACTCTGGGACGACATCTACCACCACGCCCTGACCGTGCGCTGGCCGGTATTCTTCCTGACCGCCGGCGCGGCCTTCCTGCTGCTCAATGCGATCTTCGCTTCGCTCTACCTGCTCGGCGAGCACCCGATCGCGAACCAGTTTCCGCGCGGCTTCGGCGGCGCGTTCTTCTTCAGCGTGGAAACCCTGGCCACGGTCGGCTACGGCGACATGCACCCGCAGACCCTCTATGCGCACTGCGTCGCCACGCTGGAAATCTTCACCGGCATGGCCTGCATCGCGGTGACCACCGGGCTGATCTTCGCGCGCTTCTCGCGGCCGCGCGCCCGGATGACCTTCGCCAGCAATCCGGTCGTGCGCACCGTCGACGGCCGGCAGACGCTGATGATACGCGCGGCCAACATGCGGCAGAACCTGATCAGCGAGGCATACGCCCAACTGCACATGATCCGCCTGGAGACTTCGCCCGAGGGGCTGAAGCTGCGCAAGATCCACGACCTGAAGCTGGTGCGCGACCGCCATCCGATCTTCATCCTCAGCTGGCTGCTGATGCACGTGATCGACGAGAGCAGTCCGCTGTACGGCGTCAGCGCCGAGGCGATGGAGCAGACGCAGACGCTCTTTCTGCTGACCATCGAAGGCATCGACGAAACCACCTCGCAATCCATGCTGGCGCGCCACCAGTGGCGCCACGACGATCTGCGCTGGAACCACCGCTACGCCGACCTCGTCACCGACGACGGGCACGGCCTCAACATCATCGACTACGGCGTCTTCCACGACGTGGTGCCGCTGGAAGACGAGGTGCAATCCGGCTAG
- the pncA gene encoding bifunctional nicotinamidase/pyrazinamidase produces the protein MSPAINERTALIVVDVQPDFMPGGALACHEGDAIVPGIARLLRARRFRHVVATQDWHPAGHASFASSHPDTQPFQQIALHGQPQTLWPDHCMQGTPGAALHPDIDWSAADLILRKGSDPQVDSYSAFRENHGPQGSRPATGLAGWLRERGVEEVLVCGLARDVCVLWTAQDAVALGFRAWLAWDLSRPVTPDSDDATRASLQSQGIGVVDAADFAIA, from the coding sequence ATGTCTCCCGCCATCAACGAACGCACCGCCCTGATCGTGGTCGACGTGCAGCCGGATTTCATGCCCGGTGGCGCGCTGGCCTGCCACGAAGGCGACGCGATCGTGCCCGGCATAGCCCGCCTGCTGCGCGCGCGCCGCTTCCGCCACGTGGTGGCGACGCAGGACTGGCACCCGGCGGGCCATGCCTCCTTCGCCAGTTCGCATCCGGACACGCAGCCGTTCCAGCAGATCGCGCTGCACGGCCAGCCGCAGACGCTGTGGCCGGACCACTGCATGCAGGGCACGCCGGGCGCGGCGCTGCATCCGGATATCGACTGGTCGGCGGCGGACCTGATCCTACGCAAGGGCAGCGACCCGCAGGTGGACTCCTACAGCGCGTTCCGCGAAAACCACGGCCCGCAAGGCAGTCGCCCCGCCACCGGCCTCGCCGGCTGGTTGCGCGAGCGTGGCGTGGAGGAAGTGCTGGTGTGCGGCCTGGCGCGCGATGTCTGCGTGCTGTGGACGGCGCAGGATGCCGTCGCGCTGGGCTTCCGCGCCTGGCTCGCATGGGACCTCAGCCGACCGGTCACGCCGGACTCCGACGATGCCACCCGCGCCAGCCTGCAGTCGCAGGGCATCGGCGTGGTCGACGCGGCCGACTTCGCGATCGCCTAG
- the cls gene encoding cardiolipin synthase: MTLSLIGAVVLLLHALGILAAAHALMHTRTPQGTIAWVLGLLLLPELTLVPYLFLGASRFHGYLHTHHSAAPRARPVPADDGTGRYAAMVAMQGRPFREGHRLRLLVDGDATFDAILGAIAEARHTVLVQFFVFHDDGLGRRMQQALLERAAAGVRVCVLYDGVGSHDLPRRYVETLRAGGVAIHPFATHRWRNRFQLNFRNHRKIVVVDGARAFIGGLNVGDEYLGLKPPLAPWRDTHLEIRGPAVADLQQLFADDWLWITGAPPPLHPAPPADGDARVLVVASGPADPQETGSLFFTAAINAARRRVWLTTPYFVPDSAVRAALRLAVLRGVDVRVLIPARPDHRTVFLASTLHAHHALRGGVRMLRYQPGFVHQKVLLVDDDCAAVGSINLDSRSFRLNFEASALVLDHDFAGQVEAMLEADFAKARTVEAGEYLDAPYLRRVAMHVARLFDPLL; the protein is encoded by the coding sequence ATGACCCTCAGCCTGATCGGCGCCGTCGTCCTGCTGCTGCACGCGCTCGGCATCCTCGCCGCCGCGCACGCACTGATGCACACACGCACGCCGCAGGGCACGATCGCCTGGGTGCTCGGCCTGCTGCTGCTGCCCGAACTCACCCTGGTGCCCTACCTGTTCCTGGGTGCGAGTCGCTTCCACGGCTACCTGCATACCCACCACAGCGCCGCGCCGCGCGCGCGGCCCGTGCCGGCGGACGACGGCACCGGCCGCTACGCCGCGATGGTGGCGATGCAGGGCCGCCCGTTCCGCGAAGGCCACCGGCTGCGCCTGCTGGTCGACGGCGACGCCACCTTCGACGCCATCCTCGGCGCGATCGCCGAGGCGCGCCACACCGTGCTGGTGCAGTTCTTCGTGTTCCATGACGACGGCCTGGGCCGGCGCATGCAGCAGGCGCTGCTGGAACGCGCCGCCGCCGGCGTGCGCGTATGCGTGCTGTACGACGGTGTGGGCAGCCACGACTTGCCGCGCCGCTACGTGGAGACGCTGCGCGCGGGCGGCGTGGCGATCCATCCGTTCGCCACCCATCGCTGGCGCAACCGCTTCCAGCTCAATTTCCGCAACCACCGCAAGATCGTGGTGGTGGACGGTGCGCGCGCCTTCATCGGCGGCCTCAACGTGGGCGACGAATACCTGGGCCTGAAACCGCCGTTGGCGCCGTGGCGCGACACGCATCTGGAAATCCGCGGCCCCGCGGTGGCCGACCTGCAGCAGCTGTTCGCCGACGACTGGCTGTGGATCACCGGCGCGCCGCCGCCGTTGCATCCGGCGCCGCCTGCCGACGGCGACGCCCGCGTGCTGGTGGTGGCGAGCGGCCCGGCCGACCCGCAGGAAACCGGCTCGCTGTTCTTCACCGCCGCGATCAACGCGGCGCGCCGGCGCGTCTGGCTCACCACACCCTACTTCGTGCCCGACAGTGCGGTGCGCGCCGCGCTGCGCCTCGCCGTGCTGCGTGGCGTGGACGTGCGCGTGCTGATCCCGGCACGGCCCGACCACCGCACCGTGTTCCTCGCCTCCACCTTGCATGCCCACCACGCGCTGCGCGGCGGCGTGCGCATGCTCCGCTACCAGCCCGGCTTCGTGCACCAGAAAGTGTTGCTGGTCGATGACGACTGCGCCGCGGTGGGCAGCATCAATCTCGACAGTCGCTCGTTCCGGCTCAACTTCGAAGCCAGCGCGCTGGTGCTGGACCACGACTTCGCCGGACAGGTCGAGGCCATGCTCGAAGCCGACTTCGCCAAGGCCCGCACCGTGGAAGCCGGCGAATATCTCGACGCCCCCTACCTGCGCCGGGTGGCGATGCACGTGGCGCGGCTGTTCGATCCGCTGCTGTAG
- a CDS encoding FAD/NAD(P)-binding protein, whose protein sequence is MHRRVAIIGGGAAAAALLGELLERQPPQTLHLDWYTGGGTPARGVAYATRSDRHLLNVRAASMGMFAGKPQGFLDFVQREDPSVAGTDFLPRRRYGDYLEAEVARALALGKVHGHDVQIVPFAADAVVPEADGVTVFRGEEGRRVDAAVLAIGALPTQPLAGVDAGALASGRYVVDPWPLLAAPPAAAPAHVAVIGLGLTAADVLLELAARWPATRFTAISRHGLLPEPHLRSTALPSGDSAELIEAMLDAPEVRRWLHLLREAIAQEEDWRSVLDSLRPHTPTLWAALSPEQRRRFQRHARWAWERARHRMPPLVAEGLAALEQAGRLHRQRGHVHRVEPDGDGLRLELHPHGGGAHELLHADLVVQSVGMDFDVARTPHPLMRQLVVNRHVLPDPLGLGCQATPQGRLLHEGGAWPRLFAIGSLLRGTLWESTAMPEIRQQARAVADQLLAD, encoded by the coding sequence ATGCATCGACGTGTCGCCATCATCGGCGGCGGCGCCGCGGCCGCCGCGCTGCTCGGCGAGCTGCTGGAACGCCAGCCGCCGCAGACGCTGCACCTGGACTGGTACACCGGCGGCGGCACGCCGGCACGCGGCGTGGCCTACGCCACGCGTTCCGACCGCCACCTGCTGAACGTGCGCGCAGCCTCGATGGGCATGTTCGCCGGCAAGCCGCAGGGCTTCCTCGACTTCGTGCAGCGCGAGGACCCGTCCGTCGCCGGCACCGACTTCCTGCCGCGCCGGCGCTACGGCGACTACCTCGAGGCCGAGGTGGCGCGCGCGCTGGCACTGGGCAAGGTGCACGGCCACGACGTGCAGATCGTGCCGTTCGCCGCCGACGCCGTGGTGCCCGAGGCCGATGGCGTCACCGTGTTCCGCGGCGAGGAAGGCCGCCGCGTGGACGCCGCGGTGCTGGCGATCGGCGCGCTGCCGACGCAGCCGCTGGCCGGCGTCGACGCCGGCGCGCTGGCCAGCGGCCGCTACGTGGTCGACCCCTGGCCGCTGCTGGCCGCGCCGCCTGCCGCGGCGCCCGCCCACGTGGCGGTGATCGGCCTGGGCCTCACCGCCGCCGACGTGCTGCTGGAACTGGCCGCGCGCTGGCCCGCCACCCGCTTCACCGCGATCTCGCGCCACGGCCTGCTGCCCGAGCCGCACCTGCGCAGCACCGCGCTGCCCAGCGGCGACAGCGCCGAGCTGATCGAAGCCATGCTGGACGCGCCTGAGGTGCGCCGCTGGCTGCACCTGCTGCGCGAGGCAATCGCGCAGGAAGAGGACTGGCGCAGCGTGCTCGACAGCCTGCGCCCGCACACGCCGACGCTGTGGGCCGCACTGTCGCCGGAGCAGCGCCGGCGATTCCAGCGTCATGCGCGCTGGGCCTGGGAACGTGCGCGCCACCGCATGCCGCCGCTGGTGGCCGAAGGCCTCGCCGCGCTGGAGCAGGCGGGCCGCCTGCACCGCCAACGCGGCCATGTGCATCGTGTCGAGCCGGACGGCGACGGCCTGCGCCTCGAACTTCACCCGCACGGCGGCGGCGCGCACGAGCTGCTGCACGCGGACCTGGTGGTGCAGTCGGTGGGCATGGATTTCGACGTGGCGCGCACGCCGCATCCGCTGATGCGCCAGCTGGTGGTGAACCGGCACGTGCTGCCCGACCCGCTGGGGCTGGGCTGCCAGGCCACGCCGCAGGGCCGGCTGCTGCACGAGGGCGGCGCCTGGCCGCGGCTGTTCGCCATCGGCAGCCTGTTGCGCGGTACGCTGTGGGAGTCCACCGCGATGCCGGAAATCCGCCAGCAGGCGCGCGCCGTGGCCGACCAGTTGCTGGCGGATTAG
- a CDS encoding cysteine dioxygenase: MGKYTHSLKTLRDIALEYGRVELPDLASMARELGSVVHRDAPALSARLASLRRRRRQGGRWLLAERGHPALRVLVMACAPGQRMPLLDHADRWGLELTLHGALEWQSYRRDPHNGELDAQARNWLGPGDASWFERDAGLAHRCRNLSRHDTAYTLHVYGGELPDHRAGAACEDVSAWIAQVQRGTLAGQLAP; this comes from the coding sequence ATGGGCAAGTACACGCACAGCTTGAAGACCTTGCGCGACATCGCGCTCGAATACGGCCGCGTCGAGCTTCCCGACCTGGCCTCGATGGCGCGCGAACTCGGCAGCGTGGTGCATCGGGACGCGCCCGCGCTGTCCGCGCGACTGGCCTCGTTGCGCCGGCGCCGACGCCAGGGCGGCCGCTGGCTGCTGGCCGAGCGCGGACATCCGGCGCTGCGCGTGCTGGTGATGGCCTGCGCCCCCGGCCAGCGCATGCCGCTGCTCGACCACGCCGACCGCTGGGGGCTGGAACTCACCCTGCACGGTGCGCTGGAATGGCAGTCGTACCGGCGCGATCCGCACAACGGCGAACTGGATGCCCAGGCACGCAACTGGCTGGGCCCGGGCGACGCCAGCTGGTTCGAGCGCGACGCCGGCCTCGCGCACCGCTGCCGCAACCTGTCGCGGCACGACACCGCGTACACGTTGCACGTCTACGGCGGCGAACTGCCCGACCACCGCGCCGGCGCGGCATGCGAGGATGTGTCCGCATGGATCGCGCAGGTGCAACGCGGCACGCTCGCCGGCCAGCTGGCACCCTGA
- a CDS encoding energy transducer TonB yields MSSASLAVAARPHPEAARVVALSAAIALNLAALLILTRPLAPQALALMHQLVAVPQVVFLDPPPKVPPPPAIELKPLPHPPAAPVHVQPRPDAVPPVVTPSVEGTQPMPTVAPPSATPADTAMPVEATLAYRSAPLQFPVQALRQHLQGTVLLRVLVDENGAPVQVEVEHGSGYAVLDRSAREQVLAHWRFQPAMVNGHAVRAWARVPVSFVLHDL; encoded by the coding sequence ATGTCGTCCGCTAGCCTGGCTGTTGCCGCTCGTCCCCACCCCGAGGCCGCGCGCGTCGTCGCGCTCAGTGCGGCCATCGCGCTGAACCTCGCCGCCCTGCTGATCCTCACCCGCCCGCTGGCACCGCAGGCGCTGGCGCTGATGCACCAGCTGGTCGCGGTGCCGCAGGTGGTGTTCCTCGACCCACCGCCGAAAGTGCCACCACCCCCGGCGATCGAACTGAAGCCGCTGCCGCATCCGCCGGCCGCACCGGTGCACGTGCAGCCGCGCCCCGACGCCGTGCCGCCGGTGGTGACACCCAGCGTCGAAGGCACGCAACCGATGCCGACGGTGGCGCCGCCCAGCGCAACGCCTGCGGACACCGCCATGCCGGTCGAGGCCACCCTGGCCTACCGTTCGGCGCCGCTGCAGTTCCCCGTGCAGGCGCTGCGCCAGCACCTGCAGGGCACCGTGCTGCTGCGCGTGCTGGTGGACGAGAACGGCGCGCCGGTGCAGGTCGAGGTCGAACACGGCAGCGGCTACGCCGTGCTCGATCGCAGCGCACGCGAACAGGTGCTGGCGCACTGGCGCTTCCAGCCCGCGATGGTGAACGGCCATGCGGTGCGCGCCTGGGCACGTGTGCCGGTGAGCTTCGTGCTGCACGATTTGTGA
- the trhA gene encoding PAQR family membrane homeostasis protein TrhA, which yields MTAAIAALPRYRRGDEFASSLLHGLGIVLSIGGLAVLVTFAALRGDARAVTASAVYGVTLILLYTASTLYHAIPNVTAKPLLRTLDHIAIYLLIAGTYTPFTLLALPGVWGWSLFAAVWALALVGSMLELGWFRRWRKLAVLLYVGMGWIGMLAFKPLAAHLQAGGMALLIGGGVAYTLGVPFYLWRKLPYQHTLWHAFVLAGSVLHYFAVLLYVLPVAA from the coding sequence ATGACCGCCGCCATCGCCGCCTTGCCGCGCTACCGCCGTGGCGACGAATTCGCCAGCAGCCTGCTGCACGGGCTGGGCATCGTGCTCAGCATCGGCGGCCTCGCGGTGCTGGTGACGTTCGCGGCCCTGCGCGGCGATGCGCGTGCGGTGACGGCGAGCGCGGTGTACGGCGTCACCCTGATCCTGCTGTACACCGCCTCCACGCTGTACCACGCGATTCCCAATGTCACAGCCAAGCCGCTGCTGCGCACGCTGGACCACATCGCGATCTACCTCTTGATCGCCGGCACCTACACGCCATTCACCCTGCTCGCCTTGCCGGGCGTGTGGGGCTGGAGCCTGTTCGCCGCCGTGTGGGCGCTCGCGCTGGTCGGCAGCATGCTGGAACTCGGCTGGTTCCGCCGCTGGCGCAAGCTCGCCGTGCTGCTCTACGTGGGCATGGGCTGGATCGGCATGCTCGCGTTCAAGCCGCTGGCCGCGCACCTGCAGGCGGGCGGCATGGCGCTGCTGATCGGCGGCGGCGTGGCCTACACCCTGGGCGTGCCGTTCTACCTGTGGCGCAAGCTGCCATACCAGCACACGCTGTGGCACGCCTTCGTGCTCGCGGGCAGCGTGCTGCACTACTTCGCGGTGCTGCTGTACGTGCTGCCGGTTGCCGCCTAG